The region GGCATCGTAGAACTGGATTGCCATGACGAGAAGATTTCCCACAAACATCAGTCCTGCACCAACGCGCACCAGATGGCTTAGTTTCCCGTATCGCGACATGATAATACCAGAGACGAGGCCGCCGACGGGGGTTGCGAAGGAGGGAATGACAAGACGAGCGCCAGCCTTGGAAGCACTGTCCAGGAGGACGACTTGGAAGAATAGGGGAAGATTGAACAGGAACTATCTCTTGTTAGGCACCACAAATGCAGTGGGAGGAAGCGTAAAAGAACATACAGCATATGCAGACATCCCAACACAGACATTCGCAATCTGCGTCGAAACAGGAAGAATACCGTGGAGCATTCGCAGGGGTATAACGGGGATGGCCGTCGTTTTCGCCTCCACGAGGAGGAATGCGCCTAACAAAACGAAACTGCCAACCAACGACGAAATAACCCAGATATTAGTCCAGGGAAGCTCATTGCCTCCAAGACTTAATCCGACGAGTTGCACCGAGAGGCCAAGGATTAGAAGAAGGGCGCCGGTGAGATCAACCTGCTTCCAGACACTCAGTCCGACTGCAGTGGGCGACTTTTCTCTTTTGGGGATCACGATGCGTCCAACGATCAGCGCGAAGATGGACACTGGGACTTGTAGAAGAaagcaccatctccatcctatCGTATTTGCTATCGAACCACCAAGTGAGGCACCGCAGATGGATCCAAATCCGTGAAGCACGTTCTGGGCGGCCTGGTACATTCCGCGGCGCTGGAAGGGGATCATGTCGGAGTTGATGATCGTTGCTATCGGATCGGatcagtacggagtacttgCGCCTTGGCAGACGGTTTCGTTGCGAGGATACATACCCATTGTCATCAAACCCCCACCGCCGATACCAGTCAACGCGCGCATGAGATTCAAGAAGATCACGTCTTTCGCAACAGCGCACCCGAGACATCCCAGGAGGAAAGAAATCGTCGAGGTGAAGAAGCAGGTGCGACGACCGAAGATATCGGAGAAGCGGCCGTACAAAGGCTGGAAAGCGGTACTTGTGATCAAGTACGAAGTGGTGAGCCAGGAGGAGGTATTCGCAGCGTTGAATTCGGAGCTGATTAGGGCGTATGTGGAGGCCGTGATTGTGCCATCAAAaccggagaggaagacaTTTGCAAAAATCGCTGTAGTACTGTTAGATTTGTCAAACATGGCACGAGTGGTTGTCAACGCACCGACTTCAATCCAGATGAAGCCTACGGGCGGCTTCCACAAATCTGGATCGGAGGCCAACAGcggctgttcctgttcctgttcctggtcgCTACCTTCGAGATCAGGCTGCGCTTCATGAGCGGAGGCAATTGTTCCGTAGGCCATTTTGCTAACAATTCCGCGGTTCTTTTAAAGTCTCCAAGATCAAGCACAGTTGGAATTGGCTGATATATGGAGGAAAGACGGTGGAAGTCGGGCTCCCAATGGGGAAAGACGGCGGATGGCGGGGTTGCTATCGCCCGAGAAAAAGTCCCACTGCACAATTTTCACTGAACCAGCGCCTTATCGCCTTATCGGTGGCATCATCGGGGCTCCAGTTGTGCTCACTCGCTCCTCTATCTTTACTGGCGCGTTCCCCTGGAGAGATCTCCACCATTACCACCACCGATTGTCAGCCCTAAGATTGGGTGCGAAGTATATCTCAAGCTTTCGCGGAGATGAAATCCAATATATGAAAGTTTCAAAAAGGTTGAAGGTGCTAGGTGCtagagatattttaattcttcCAGTTGAGTGGTTTCTACGAGAATAATAACAGGCGAGCTAATATCAGCATTGTTGTTGACCAGCGCATGCGATGCATCACTCTCCTTCTAGCCTAGAGCCTCCGGCAGTATTATGAATCTCAAATGTCCGCTGAAAATAAAATATGCAGGTTCACCAGAGGTGATGATATCTGGTAGGTCGGCTCGAGTCCGGCACTTCAACACGACGTTGTCTGGGAACACAAGTCTGCAATCAGACGTGGTCTCATTTCGGATATCAAATCTGAGTTTCCAATATTTATTAACGCGTTAAGATCCGCGAGAGAACGACTTCAATTATGGATTAACCATTCAATAACCCATAGCAGTCGCATATTTCCAGGCTCTGGCCTTTCGCCTTCGCAACATGCTCGCAGCACGCTCTTTATCTACAGATCTGAACGGCATCGGCAGCGCCACACTAGCAGTGACGATTTTGGGCTTATTGTTGTCCGGACTGGCAATAGGTCTGCGATTTGGAGCAAGGCGGATCAAGCGCGTACCCTTTGAGTTAGACGACTGGCTCATTCTCCTGGCTACGATATCTTACTTTGGCTTCTGCGCGAACGCCCTAGTATGCGTTTACACATTGGGAGGTGGACAGGTCTACCATGACCGTCGCAATGCACATAGAAAATACGTCCAGTACATGCAGTCGCTATTCGCCTCTTGCCCGTTGTACATTATCACTGCCACCCCGGTTAAACTGTCGGTCTGCTTCCTCTACCGGCGTCTCTTTTCCGGAGAATACTCCCGCCAGATAATCAAGATCACCATTGTCTCCTGCATTCTCTGGTTTGTGACCGGGGTAATAAGCACCATGTTATATTGCAGACCGATCCCCTATTTCTGGGACAAGTCCATGGATGGAGGACAATGTTTCCATTTCTTCGCTCACTTTGCTGTCTTTGGAGCGGCGAGCATTATTATCGACACAGTCATTATTGCAATAGCGATACCCGTGGCCCTGGGATTGAATATGAGTCTGCGCAAGCGAGTGGCCGTTGCCGCTGCTTTCTTGCTCAGTACCTTGTCAGTACCTACCTTTCGTTCCCATCGTTTACCTAGCCTGGGATAAAGAGATGCTAATTATCAGATAGTATTCTCGTCAGCGGAACATTGCGAATCGTCTACTCATACAGCCCTGTCGACGATGCACGTAAGTACCAGACAGGGATGACTTTGGGAACTTGCCTAATATAGATACTGCTTGTTTAGCACGAGCACTACTCTGCTCCGTTATCAACCTTGGCATCTCAATGATTTGCGCTAATTTAGCCACCTACTCTCCATTATTCCCTGGAATTGAGAGGATGCTCAGTATACTGCACATTCGGCTGACCGACACCCGGCATGACAAGGCCGGCACGCATAATACGGGGCTAAGCGGACACACAAGGAGTATTTACAGAAGCCGGGGGGGTCACGGGTTGGCAATAAATCACACTATTCGCGACATCCATCCCATGATGCGGATCTCAATTGACCACCCGGAGGGGGAAGGATCAGGTATCATGATCCAAAAGGAGATTTGTGTTGGATATTGACaatatctctatatatataaattatgCATGAAGTATTCCCATATTGCCGGCTCGTCAGAAATATTCGCCTATAAAGAGACTCGGCTATTATGTGATTCATGTCTTTGATCGGTTTGGTCACTTACACAGCATTTGGTATTGCTGGTCCGGTTGACGATCGGACTGGACAATAGGATTTTGCCTATCACATAGGTGCCCCTGCAAAACAGATAACTAATTCAGACAGAGATGCAATTGATATTACTCTCCGAGATTGGATTTCAGAGCACACCAGTGTCTGATATCCGTCCTGGATGGTAACCAGCACTTGATTTTTCCACATTCAGGTCTCCGGGTCTGGACGATCACGAAGGCTTCTGGGAGTAAGAATCGTGAAAGGAGCGCGATATTTGTGCACCAAACTGATAAAAATGCCAGCTGTGATACAAAGCAAATTGAAGGTTTCCTGGTGGAATGGTGGGAGGACGTTCAAGGCCCATAATCGAAGAACATGCATATAGGGGAATGGCCGAATATAGATCCATGCTTTATTGTCCCATGCACCAGGAAGATGAGGGCATGGTCAATGCATTGACGGCCAGTTCCTGGCTGTAGGAATATAATACTTCTGATAACAATCCTGAGCTTGGGCCGACTGCAACAGATAGCGTCAGCCAGCATGTGGTGCGGCGGAGATGCCCCAACTCATACATACTTACAAATATACCTGCGAATATGCACCGGCAGACGCCCTTGTGAAAATCGCTTTATAATACAAGAACTATTAGACGAAGTTTGACTTCCAGACTGACTCAGCTGCCTGGCGTATGTCATCAAACATGACTCGAGCTTGGGGTGCTTCAACGTGGCGAATTTTTGCAATTGGGACATTTCCTATCTGTCATGTTTTGTGTTTGATCGCCATTGAATGCTACCTGATACGCCAACTCAGGTAGACGACGAAGATTACCCCGGCGGAGGCCGGAAGGCATGGTCTGTGGTTCTCGGGGCCTGGTGTACTATGAGTGCGTCAATGGGGAGTATTCGGAGTCGAGTATTGGTTGGATCCACGCTActtatattttctttctaTTTGTGGGAGGCGCCCAGCTTGGTAGGGATACCATCACCCTCTTGTTTCACTGGGTAATCTTGAATACACTCTGATGTTTCAATCATATTACCagtaatatctatatacatCTACTACATAGGCAAAACCCACCACCAAAACACCCCATTCATAACCCAAGACACGCAAGCCGCCACCAGAATCGGCGCCCCCAGCTCCACAACCCTTTTCCAAAACATCAGTTTCAGATACTGCGCAATAAAACTCCCCTCGTTCACCCTTGGGAACGGTTTCGTCGGAACTTCTTTACCCAGGAAGTCACACAGCGGCCTCCATCCATCCTTCACGGAGAACTCGAAGACTTCTCTCTTACGTTGCAGTGCGGCACCGCGAACGTGTGCCTTGTGCGCGACGTAGCCGGCTATCAGATGGTCTGGGTCCTTTGGTACTCCGTCGGTCCAGATTGTGAGTGCGGAGCGGATGAGTTTTAGGACTGGACGGGTGTATTTCTAGACCATGTGCGTATGCATTAGCACTTATACAATTGTCGTATATTAGAATAGACGGGGTTAGAGACAATAGGTGAGCACGTACCCAGTCAAACAAGGCCAAAAGCTTTAGCCGCTTCATCCTGAGAATGGCGTAAAGACTGTGCTGCATGGATGAGACCCAGCTTTCTAGATCGCGCGTTGTCAGGATTATCTTTGCGTCGGGGTATACGTCCATGAGCTCTTCGACGAAGAGAGTACATGGGAAGTCGGTGACGGCCTAATGCTCAGTTAGTCTGTATGTATGATCCGGCTACTTAGGGCTAGTATATGTGGGTGGTTGGTTAAATCATACATCATATCGCCAAAGCATCAAGTCAAAATGCCTCCTCTTCAATTCCCTCCCATATCCACGGCGCTTCACATCGATGGCCTTATTCCAGTATAGAAGCGAGTCGTTGCGGAAGTCCAGACAGCATTCGGTCATATGATAGCAGTTGTATCCGAGTTCGTTGAGCGCAGTGTAGAGGGCTGAGCATGCATGGTTAGTATGTTTACCGGTACTTGATGAATTTGAGGGTTTGGGTACATAAGGTTCCTGTTCGAGACATTCCTAGAGCGAGGACTTGCATCGGTTTCTTTCGTCTGAAGGGTGGTTTCATCATCGGGTGGTCTGCGGCGGGGAAGGGGGCGTTTGCGGCCATTTTAGTGTATAGGAAGTTTGATAATATGAGGGAAGATGCTTTGCGAGATTAGGAATGGCGTTCATGATGTAGATTAAGAGTCGTACACAATGGAGGGAGTTCCTGGTTTAAGACAAGCTGTGGCGGTTGATCTCAACAAACGAAGCAACAAAGCACAAACAAGTCCCTTTATACCAGACTCCCTTTATACCAGATTGTTTCAGCAACTGTAGTAATTATAACATCATCTAAAACAGCGGAAATTGGTTCATTGATTTGTTTCCAATCCACCTACTAAACATTAGGGTATCTATCTATCGTACAAAAGCAGGATATCCAaccaacacctccaactccaataAACAACAGAATTTCCAACAGACAGAAGAATGAGATGCCAATTAATTCGCTTGATAAACCTTGAACTCGCCAAACTCCCAGTACGCCTGCGTGAAGCTTCCCGGATTCTTTGCCACATAAACTGGACAGTCGCCAGGGCAGCTCCACTGGTCCGTATACACATCAGGACTCCCGCCCCATGAACCGCAAAGGTCGATATTCGCAATGATGCTCTGGTTCTTGAAATGCGATGGGATATCGCAGCTCGTGTTGGGGAAGTCCGCTAATGCCGTCCCCCAGCTTGATGGGTCAGGGGAGTTGCTCGCATTCCCAATATCCGATGGAATGTCATCCCGGGGGAAGAACCAGCCTCTGATACCTGCCTGGCGCAGTTCAAGGGCGTATATCTGGTAGCGTTGTCAGTAGCAGTTCGATAAATTTCTGAATGGCAAGGAGAGACGCACACCACCGCCATTGTCATTCAACTCCTGCCCATAGCTCGCTGGAGATCCCTGGACACCACATCCGGCGTTTGCATTCGTGCTATTGTCGCAAGTCTTGTATGTCACGCTGCCTGTTTGCTTGCGTCGCACATCCATATTACAGCCCGACGTTGTGTGTAGGGTGATGGCGTTCCCATCAGTAGCATTGTTGGTTGTTTCTAGTACATCAATCTCGCCGTTATCTGGCCAGTTGTAGCCATCCGTCAGCCAGAGGGCCGGCCAGGTGCCGCACCCATACGGGGTATGGATGATATCGAATATGAAAAGGGCCGTATCGTAGGATTTCTTCGACTCTATGCGAACGGAGTTTCGACCCTTGATGACGTCCTTTGTTGTTGAGTCGACTTTAAGTATTGCCGATGATTCAGTGGCGAAGGTAAGGTTTAGTTGTTGCGCTGCGATTCTATCGACATACCTACAGAGTTGTTAGTAGAAGTAAACAAGACACAGTAGATAAAAACAACGGTCGCAAAACATACTGAACAAACCCATCTGTCGGGTCCTCGTCCGAAAAATAATGAAACTGATCAAAGAATGAAACGCCCGAATATGTATCCACGAGATGATAATCCAGCGGCGCATAGTCCGGATACCGGCGTGCTTTTGAGCCCTCGACGGCGCCGACAATAATACCAATGATGGCTGCGATGCCGACAATCCCAACAATCAATTTTGTGCGCAGCGACCACCCGCGTGGATCGTACCATGCGCGATGAGGCGACCCCGCTGAGCTCGATGCTTGCTTGTCCATCCCGCGCGGGATCGGGTGGAGGCCGATGCTATCGTCTCCGTACGATTTGGGGAAGTGCGTCTCGGCCATGGTGTTTACTGGATGGCTTAACAGAGACAGGAGATAGCGATAAAAGAGACGGGGATGTTGTGGACGAGGGACGcaagggagaagatggaatggaatggacGATGTTGTCATCGGAATGCGAAGTTGATCGATACTTTTTCTCACTTTTTATGCTTTTTATGAAATGTATCCCTGTCCCA is a window of Aspergillus puulaauensis MK2 DNA, chromosome 4, nearly complete sequence DNA encoding:
- a CDS encoding MDR family MFS transporter (COG:G;~EggNog:ENOG410PH5Q;~InterPro:IPR020846,IPR011701,IPR036259;~PFAM:PF07690;~TransMembrane:11 (i111-134o140-163i175-195o201-219i239-260o266-287i308-332o344-365i377-395o401-427i439-458o);~go_function: GO:0022857 - transmembrane transporter activity [Evidence IEA];~go_process: GO:0055085 - transmembrane transport [Evidence IEA]); protein product: MAYGTIASAHEAQPDLEGSDQEQEQEQPLLASDPDLWKPPVGFIWIEVAIFANVFLSGFDGTITASTYALISSEFNAANTSSWLTTSYLITSTAFQPLYGRFSDIFGRRTCFFTSTISFLLGCLGCAVAKDVIFLNLMRALTGIGGGGLMTMATIINSDMIPFQRRGMYQAAQNVLHGFGSICGASLGGSIANTIGWRWCFLLQVPVSIFALIVGRIVIPKREKSPTAVGLSVWKQVDLTGALLLILGLSVQLVGLSLGGNELPWTNIWVISSLVGSFVLLGAFLLVEAKTTAIPVIPLRMLHGILPVSTQIANVCVGMSAYAFLFNLPLFFQVVLLDSASKAGARLVIPSFATPVGGLVSGIIMSRYGKLSHLVRVGAGLMFVGNLLVMAIQFYDAEWKYFVYVVPANLGQGIVYPAILFTFLAAFGHDDHAVSASTVYLIRSLGTVYGVAITSTIVQNELLRSLPGALRGVPNKWKVPLLPSLRPCTSSHPPHFSSPS
- a CDS encoding uncharacterized protein (COG:S;~EggNog:ENOG410Q02J;~TransMembrane:6 (o14-39i51-75o95-120i132-154o174-199i211-233o)), with protein sequence MLAARSLSTDLNGIGSATLAVTILGLLLSGLAIGLRFGARRIKRVPFELDDWLILLATISYFGFCANALVCVYTLGGGQVYHDRRNAHRKYVQYMQSLFASCPLYIITATPVKLSVCFLYRRLFSGEYSRQIIKITIVSCILWFVTGVISTMLYCRPIPYFWDKSMDGGQCFHFFAHFAVFGAASIIIDTVIIAIAIPVALGLNMSLRKRVAVAAAFLLSTFILVSGTLRIVYSYSPVDDARKYQTGMTLGTCLI
- a CDS encoding sulfotransferase family protein (COG:S;~EggNog:ENOG410PRMH;~InterPro:IPR040632,IPR027417;~PFAM:PF17784;~TransMembrane:1 (i254-276o)); amino-acid sequence: MAANAPFPAADHPMMKPPFRRKKPMQVLALGMSRTGTLSLYTALNELGYNCYHMTECCLDFRNDSLLYWNKAIDVKRRGYGRELKRRHFDLMLWRYDAVTDFPCTLFVEELMDVYPDAKIILTTRDLESWVSSMQHSLYAILRMKRLKLLALFDWKYTRPVLKLIRSALTIWTDGVPKDPDHLIAGYVAHKAHVRGAALQRKREVFEFSVKDGWRPLCDFLGKEVPTKPFPRVNEGSFIAQYLKLMFWKRVVELGAPILVAACVSWVMNGVFWWWVLPM
- a CDS encoding glycoside hydrolase family 16 protein (COG:U;~EggNog:ENOG410PJJN;~InterPro:IPR000757,IPR013320;~PFAM:PF00722;~TransMembrane:1 (o51-69i);~go_function: GO:0004553 - hydrolase activity, hydrolyzing O-glycosyl compounds [Evidence IEA];~go_process: GO:0005975 - carbohydrate metabolic process [Evidence IEA]), coding for MAETHFPKSYGDDSIGLHPIPRGMDKQASSSAGSPHRAWYDPRGWSLRTKLIVGIVGIAAIIGIIVGAVEGSKARRYPDYAPLDYHLVDTYSGVSFFDQFHYFSDEDPTDGFVQYVDRIAAQQLNLTFATESSAILKVDSTTKDVIKGRNSVRIESKKSYDTALFIFDIIHTPYGCGTWPALWLTDGYNWPDNGEIDVLETTNNATDGNAITLHTTSGCNMDVRRKQTGSVTYKTCDNSTNANAGCGVQGSPASYGQELNDNGGGIYALELRQAGIRGWFFPRDDIPSDIGNASNSPDPSSWGTALADFPNTSCDIPSHFKNQSIIANIDLCGSWGGSPDVYTDQWSCPGDCPVYVAKNPGSFTQAYWEFGEFKVYQAN